The genomic stretch TGCTGTAAGGTTTTTAAATTGTAAGTTATAGGTAAATTACTTACAAGTGAAACTAACTCATATAGAATTTTATTTGGCCGTAAGTTGTCAGTTACTTGCAGTTAAGTTAGTTTTTGTATTTGAATAACTTGTAAATTAGTTACAAATAAGAAATTATATATTCACATCAAGAAGCGCTTCAAGTACAGAATCATTACAAAATCTGATTGACACATAAAAAAGCTTGGCACAAAGTATGTCATTTTGTCAAGCCCTTATAGATGAATTGTCAAGTTGATTCTTAGACTAAAATAATCATCAGGTGAACCCATGTATTCAAAATACCTATAATGTGGATCATgaggaaaggaaaacacaaaatatcagcctgatccaaaacttctgtggccctcaagaattttttgaTGGTCAATATTTAGTAAAAGTTGTTTCTTGTggtctggcccacttgagattttcgACTTTATAGTTTGGCCAATGCTAAAAAATGAACTGGCAAAgcagatagatggcatggatataacatatatatcaaagaGGGCCCCATAGTCTACCTTATCTCTTGCACATCCAGGGGGGTTGGAAGCAACCCAGATTTAGATTAGGTAGTGACCCTTGTAGTGGTCTATGCTAAAAAaggtatgtgggccccaacacgatgtatgtattttatccacattgttcatccattttgctagctcattttagtgcatgagacaaaaaatgagacagatccaaatctcaagtggaccacaccataggaaatattgttgattgaacacccaccattagaaacttcttggaagccataaaggttttggatcaaactaataattgttttttcctttatccaggcttgtgtgagcttatcaacagattaaatagcaaataaatattacaatgggcccaggaagtttttaatggtaagaagtaaatcactattgtttcatgtggtgtggtccacctgatattttgatcttcttcgtttttgggcccatgccctacaATAATGGTCTGAAatgcatggatggcatggataaaacacaaacatcatggtggggcccaaagagcaccatCGAGCAGCACCCGTATGCAATCTGCATTCGTCGATAGACCCCGGCTGAGAGGGTAAAAAAGGGATTAGGTCACCTTATCTATTGGAGAGAGATGCTGCTATATAGAGCTCTTGGTCACCTACCGATTTCATTATCTTCATCAGAGCATCAAGGCCACCAACCTGCTAGTGGTTCCTTCAATGGTTACCTCAGTTTCTTCGGAAGAGCATCAATGAGCTTTTATTGCATCTTTGACCCATTAGGTGGTCCTTTAATGGATGCAACTGCGTTTCTCCCTTCcttttttcaaattcaaaaaaataaaaataaaaatccgctGGCCTATAAGAAAGTTCCCTGTAAGTGAAAAACCGTGTAACTTTTCTTGTAGATTTTCCTTGAACTTAGTTATAGGTTGAGTAACTTGCCTTTAAaattcctcccccaaacaccacgtGTAAGTAACAAGTTACATTTTACAAAAGTctcaggcatccaaacgacccttaaaatatttatttctttatgcTTATTTGTCCCACCTAGTCAATGGAGAGATTAGGAACATTAAAGTGGGAAATATGTGTTCTTATTAATTTTTGGGCAAGACTGAATCAGGCTTGGACCCAATCAAATTTTTTGGGGCTTGGACCTGGACTTGTGCTAGGCCCATGCTAGGCTCAAACCTTGGGTATCAAGTGTCAGGCCCAGGGCTGGGCCTAGCTTGACCCACCCAAACATGGTCCATTGCCACTTGTACCCTTAGCTGAGGGCTCCTTTGGATGCACTCACTCAAAGGGGGATttctgcaaaataaaataaaataaataaataaataaataaataaacgaaaAATGCTCTTATGCTCTCTAAGCACTATAAGTTACATTGCTGCTACTTAACATCTATTCACACCAAGTCAAGTTAGTGTTAGTATTAACATACTATGAACATTGTGCGAGCATGTGTCCACTTTCTTGTTTGCTCTATTTTACTTGGATTCTTGCTTGATGCATGGATGAGGTGTAGTATTGATTCAGATGTGACATGTTTgattggagttgccactagccgaTGAAAGCCCAAAATCTACAGTCGGTTAGAAACCATAGAATCGCATGGACTCTTAACTCTTAAGAGAAGCACAAAGACATGAAGAAAATGGGAGGTAGTTGATGGGTAGACCTCTCCACTAACAACTCTATTTATTATTGAAGGACTTTACAAGGAGAAAGAAGATGGTCTCAACAAGGCCAATTGAAGTTCTTTGGAGTGCCAactcttttagaaaaaaaattcctTTATTCCGAAGGTAAGGAGGCTTATCCAAGTTATGCAAATTTTGGGATATATCCATGCAACATGAGGACCTCTTGATGACAGTTTTGGACCTCTTAACATCGGTTGCATGTAAAGAAAGGCTTAGGCTATTCCTTATGCCCTTATAGAATTGAGCAGATTAGGTAGGCACTTTGGTTTGAGCTACAATATGCCCATCATGAGTTATGTTGTATGCAAATAGGCCTTTGACACTCACACTCTCACACAAGTAAGAAGTGGGATAAGAGGAAGAGGGACAAAGAAATGGTGGAAGAATCTCACTTCTATTAAGCATTTTTTACTTGATAAATCACAAAGAGGCCCCTAGGCACTTAGGGACCTTTCTACACACTTCTCTTCTTATTTCATAACTTTCTACCCACTTCAACTATTCATATATATTTTCATATGAATTTAATTCTATAAATCTTCTAGTACACTCTTTTTTGAACATTTTCACAATAATGAATTTCGTTATAGCAATAGCCTTGCACACTTGTGCAACTACAGAATTAGGTTTGTTTCTCAACTAGTCACATTGCTAGAGTATGAATTTGatgttcttttttcctttaaaaaataaaataaaattaaagaagCCACAATGTATAGCTTCTCTCGCAGATAAAATAGTACAAAATTGGTATCACAAAAGAGGACTATGATTCCTAAAAGGTAAACTCTTTCGCTTGAAAATCTTTAGTTAAAAGATAACCATCATACAAGAAAACATCTTTATTCTTTCAACCTACTTTTATTATATTTGGATTTCGATCACAATCTTAAAAATTTACATTCTAAATACACATCAATTCTACACACTGAACAATGTACATAtcataacaataaaaaaaaaaaccttctttgTGCTCAATGATTTTCATACAATAAACACACAGTAATAATGTTCTTTCCACTACACGCCCACAACCTGGATGATTTTCATCCACCCAATCATACCTTGAGATCCATCAGTTGACATAATGTAAGTTCATGGAGTGGCTCTAGAGAGAAAGAAGGCCCACCAACAGATAGCTCCTGAGCCACGTGGTGCATGGTTGGTCGAGAGTCTGGATCCGGTGAAATGCATGCAAGGGCAATGGACACTGCAAATACGACTTCCTGCGCaacatcagccattggatccgaGAGACGTTGGTCCAACATATCCTTTAGCAGTGTATCTTGATTACTTGATGACGATAAAGAGGAGATGAGCTCCCCAGGATGCCTTCCCATAATCGCTTCAAGTGCCACAACACCAAAGCTATATACATCGCATTTTTCAGTCACCCTCATTGTATATGCAAGCTCTGCAAGAAAGAAGATAGTTGAACCATGTTCGTTTCTCTTTGTTAATCATCAATGCCTAAACTCATAATCATATATCAAAACTCATCTGGGTTTCTCAAGCTAGGTTTCATATCTTCTAGGTTTTTGTGCTTACTAACTGCCCATATGCCAACTGAGATGTATGTGGTACAACTGGGACATGCACAAGATGGATCAAAATTTCGGATGATCTTGCTAAAATGTcgggatggtccactcatcagccGCATTGATAAGGTACTAGCTTAATCATTATGTCTGGTCATCTGCATGGTTGGGCCTACTTTTATGCATGCCTCAAATGTCCCAAATGCATGAGATGTTGGCATATGTGAACCAGAATGTATTAATGCATGTATAGGTGTCGTTGTAGCTACAAGGATTGGGTGATATGGGCATTGTTTGCTAATATTAAAAAGGATCTAGCATAATTACTTGTATAAATATTCTAGACCCACAAAccaaatatctctctctctctctctctctctctctctctctctctctctctctctctcgcaacgTATGGGCAAAGGAAAGAGCCAACGAACATGCTCCACCCAAGAGTTTCTATGATATTCTGCTCAGGATTTAAGTTTATACTGGCAGGTCCATAGAtccaagatccaaaccattgatatagtGCTTCGTGATTCAGATGGCACATGCATTACTAATTCCCTAAttggtgatcctaaccattttgGTGGTCAACATCTATGGTCAAAGTAAAAAAAGCAATTGTGCACATCAATAAGCATAGATTGAACGGCTAGGATTTTCCACTCTTGGAACCTCTTTGTTGCATGGGGCATTCACTGTATCGAACATCCcattgacggtgtggatcatagAGCTATGAAACCTTGTACAATGGAGAAAATCCAACCATTCTCTTGGATCTCTTGGCAGAGCATTACAGGATACCACATTTCCTGATGCATCATTTTTCACATTTACTTTTATGGGCTAGAAGTAATGAGCATTTTCAATCATTCTTAAATAGTGATAATTCATCCATCTAGACTTGGTATGAAGGAATGCTTCATGATTTTTAGCCAAATAAAGTTGGGGATTGGAACACAATCCCTTGTATGTTTCCTTGCAAGGCCAGAGGGAaaaggaaaaattttcaaatacAAATTTTCTCATATTCTAGTCACCCTAGATTGCCACATTCCAAAGAAGGTAAGTAATGTACAAACTTTATATTATATAATTGCTAATAAAGAATGGGAacgcttaagaaaaataaagattagtTGCTAATAAAACTATTGAAGAATGGAGAATATACTAGCAACTAACCTGGAGCGACATAACCATATGTGCCTGCGAGCATAGTCCAATTGGATGAACCCGGTATCAGCAATCGTGCAGTGCCAAAGTCAGAGACAAACGCCTCAAGTTCGGAATTAAATAGAACGTTGTTACTTGAAAGGTCTCGATGGACAATCGGCAGGGTGCAATCATGGTGCATATAAGATAAAGCATTGGCCACTCCTTTAATAACCTTCACCCTTAGAGTCCAGTCCAACTGTGCAGCTCCTTCATCGTTGCTTAGGATACTAGCCAAGCTTCCCCTTTCCATGTACTCGTAGACTAGAAACGAGCATCGAGCATGGGAACAGAAGCCATAAAGCTTCACAATGTTGCGATGGCGGATTTCTGTTAATGCTCGtatctcattccaaaaactttttTGATCTGATTGATCCCCACTTTCTAGTGGGTGAAGTTTCTTTACAGCCACTACCTGGCCTGTTGGTAGATTTGCTTTGTAAACTTTCCCATACCCTCCAATTCCAATGCAGTATTTCTCATCAAAACCCTCTGTTGCTTCTACGATATCTTCAAACACGGCAAtcccatcataattccatattgaaaatagATTTTTGCTGCTCCTTTCAAGAACCCCTTTctctatatttcttcttctttggtaATAAAAGTAAGAGATGCCGATGATTACAGATAAAAGAAACAAGGCCACCAAGAGAGGAAGAATAATGAGGATCACAAACCTGTGGCCTTTTCGTGCATTGCCATGACTAACCAAAGAGGTATTGCAAGGTTGCAAACCTTGCACTTTACCACATAGGTCCTTATTTTTTATGAATGCCTCTGCAGGAGCGTTTTGAAAGGCTTTGTTGTTGGGCAGAGGACCTTCCAAGGCATTATatgaaaaatcaatggattgCAAGCTGAACATCCCTTCAAAAGAGTGTGGAATGGAGCCTGACAGCATGTTGTGGGAGAGGTTTAAATTTTCCAGCCTAATCAATTTCGCAAGTTGTGCTGATATTTCTCCACTGAGGGAATTATGACTTAGATCTAGTAAGCCCTGTAGGTATACTAGGTTTCCGATCTGAAAAGGAATGCTTCCATTCAAACTATTTttgctcaatttcagattctggAGTTTGGAGCAATCCCCTAATTGAGATGGTATTGGACCACTTAGATGATTCATTGCCAAATCAAGAACCTCCAAATTGGATAGTTTTCCAATCTCTTGTGGTACCTGACCGGAAAGCTGGTTATCATTTAAAAACAATTTGAACAAAGAAGTCAGCCTCCCAAATTCCTTAGGAATCTGACCAACTAGATGATTCGAAGAAAGATCAAGCAATTGCAGATGTTTCAACTGCCCAATCTCTGGAGGAATTTCACCTGTGATCATGTTCCCGGAGAATTGTAACATTGTCAAGTTTCGGCATTCTCCCCAATTCGATGAAAGTTCTCCAAACAACATATTGTCACTGACATCCATGAATATGAGATGTGGGTATACACCAAAGGCTTCAGATACATTTGAAGTTAATTGGTTTCTGTTGAGTCGCACTCTAATTAAGCTAGTGCAGTTTTTGAAGCTTCTCGGGAtctcaccattgaaattgttGTTTAATGCAGTGAATACTTGAAGAGATCCACCTTTGCATAACTGAGGTAAATAACCAGAGAAGCTGTTGTCGCCCAAGTGGAGTTGAGAAAGATTTGTCATGTTTCTCATTTCTTGAGGCAAGGAACCAGATAATTTGCAGTAAGTAAGGCCCAAGAAAGTAAGTTTTTTCAACTTTCCGAAAGTAGGAGGGATTGGACCAGTCAGATTGTTAATCCCCAATGACATCTTAATCAAATTC from Magnolia sinica isolate HGM2019 chromosome 17, MsV1, whole genome shotgun sequence encodes the following:
- the LOC131231276 gene encoding probable leucine-rich repeat receptor-like protein kinase At1g35710 is translated as MATHKSLSLSFLIFLLPFLSSHITSFTTAAPAPTLSETEALMKWRASLSPAQALHSWSLPAANATTNTISPCKWIGISCNGFGRVLGISLPSAGLQGNLDNLSFLSFPTLLHLNLNNNNLTGTIPTHIGTLYKLTSLNLSKNKISGSIPLEIGNLVNLNKLDLSINHLAGSIPSTLGNLTKLSILFLDQNQISGSFPPQIGNLQDLIQLKLSQNNLTGPIPPVLGNLSNLVILHLCNNQFSDSIPPEIGNLVNLKELDMSSNVLTGSISSILGNLSMLTVFHLFENELSGLIPSEIGNLKNLVELELYKNNLIGPIPPALGNLSNLALLYLHNNQISGSIPLEIGNLVNLKELDMSSNLLTGSIPSTLGNLTMLTYFRLFENQILGGIPAELGKLKNLIKMSLGINNLTGPIPPTFGKLKKLTFLGLTYCKLSGSLPQEMRNMTNLSQLHLGDNSFSGYLPQLCKGGSLQVFTALNNNFNGEIPRSFKNCTSLIRVRLNRNQLTSNVSEAFGVYPHLIFMDVSDNMLFGELSSNWGECRNLTMLQFSGNMITGEIPPEIGQLKHLQLLDLSSNHLVGQIPKEFGRLTSLFKLFLNDNQLSGQVPQEIGKLSNLEVLDLAMNHLSGPIPSQLGDCSKLQNLKLSKNSLNGSIPFQIGNLVYLQGLLDLSHNSLSGEISAQLAKLIRLENLNLSHNMLSGSIPHSFEGMFSLQSIDFSYNALEGPLPNNKAFQNAPAEAFIKNKDLCGKVQGLQPCNTSLVSHGNARKGHRFVILIILPLLVALFLLSVIIGISYFYYQRRRNIEKGVLERSSKNLFSIWNYDGIAVFEDIVEATEGFDEKYCIGIGGYGKVYKANLPTGQVVAVKKLHPLESGDQSDQKSFWNEIRALTEIRHRNIVKLYGFCSHARCSFLVYEYMERGSLASILSNDEGAAQLDWTLRVKVIKGVANALSYMHHDCTLPIVHRDLSSNNVLFNSELEAFVSDFGTARLLIPGSSNWTMLAGTYGYVAPELAYTMRVTEKCDVYSFGVVALEAIMGRHPGELISSLSSSSNQDTLLKDMLDQRLSDPMADVAQEVVFAVSIALACISPDPDSRPTMHHVAQELSVGGPSFSLEPLHELTLCQLMDLKV